A single Triticum dicoccoides isolate Atlit2015 ecotype Zavitan chromosome 2A, WEW_v2.0, whole genome shotgun sequence DNA region contains:
- the LOC119358176 gene encoding CAX-interacting protein 4-like, producing MPATAGRVRMPANNRVHSSAALQTHNIWKSTIGYDPYAPEGNNQHGPSSSVPANATALPSSDPAASSQSAYASFQAVLALARAARSNSDATRGACKKCGRVGHLTFQCRNFLSGKELPMDDDIQASTQANPRSEETRKKSSGGRDADAKGSDEEDEDEIDSDSSDYDIDPELDKIIAQRERAKGHGEIRSGEEGRQTNHHRSSSSKGRSKQRKSDREDDSRKDRKRRRIHHTKDDMSEGEGRKPHRHHKRGHHRRDAYDSDSAGCESLNDRKRSSKQKSRRRSESHGLVEDKRHGPRGWAPFPERRALKR from the coding sequence ATGCCGGCGACGGCGGGCCGTGTTCGCATGCCGGCGAACAACCGCGTGCACAGCAGCGCGGCGCTGCAGACGCACAACATCTGGAAGAGCACCATCGGCTATGACCCCTACGCTCCCGAGGGCAACAACCAGCATGGCCCTTCCTCCTCCGTCCCCGCCAACGCCACCGCGCTTCCCTCCTCGGACCCCGCGGCCTCCTCCCAGAGCGCCTACGCCAGCTTCCAGGCCGTCCTAGCGCTCGCCCGCGCCGCCAGATCCAACTCCGACGCGACCCGGGGCGCCTGCAAGAAGTGCGGCCGTGTTGGCCATCTCACCTTCCAGTGCCGCAACTTCCTTTCTGGTAAGGAGCTCCCCATGGACGACGACATCCAAGCCAGCACGCAGGCCAATCCCAGGTCCGAAGAGACCAGGAAGAAATCCTCTGGTGGCAGGGATGCTGACGCGAAGGGTTCTGACGAGGAAGATGAGGACGAGATTGACAGCGATTCCTCCGATTACGATATTGATCCCGAGCTGGACAAGATAATCGCTCAACGTGAGCGTGCCAAGGGCCATGGAGAGATCCGCTCTGGGGAGGAAGGCAGGCAGACAAACCACCataggagcagcagcagcaagggaAGATCCAAGCAAAGGAAGAGTGACAGAGAGGACGACTCAAGGAAAGATAGGAAGAGGAGGAGAATCCACCACACGAAGGATGACATGTcggaaggggaagggagaaaaCCTCACCGCCACCATAAGAGGGGTCATCACCGGAGGGATGCATATGATAGTGACAGTGCTGGTTGTGAGTCCCTAAATGATAGGAAGCGATCCAGCAAGCAAAAGAGCCGCCGGAGGTCAGAAAGCCATGGATTGGTTGAGGATAAAAGACATGGTCCACGGGGCTGGGCGCCGTTTCCTGAGAGAAGAGCACTGAAGCGATAA